One window of Planktothrix serta PCC 8927 genomic DNA carries:
- a CDS encoding iron uptake porin has protein sequence MSKILLKAWLLSPAVLGASLVAPIAAFAELPVTEAQPTAIAAATEAPQAETALEPTQTELKISEQVSVTPLDTLTLTQPQQLAQVPVNPHAGVGPSRGIETPANPANSEIPLADLDAAPQADAVSNAEVMQQLNQYGREGRGNKRQAQVTSVSQLSDVEPTAWAFQALQSLVERYGCIAGYPDGTFKGNRALTRFEFAAGVNACLERINELIDASTKDLVTREDLAKLQRLMEEFAAELASLRGRVAVLEARTGELEANQFSTTTKLRGEAVFWLGEGEGNRATRNVVGQFADDSDDPTQAYLGYRARLNFDTSFTGQDLLRTRLQAQSIPTLSDYDLFNTPMARTAIDGNPSNVTLDLLAYRFPFSEGKGLVWIGAKGLALDDIQDVLTPFGDDASGAISRFGRFNPTSFQGPAGAGMGVEYAFSHSFKANIGYLADDVFASDARQGRGMFNGNYSAMAQLVFAPMSNLALSLDYNHRYFSNDNVYVTGGTGSWGANKPFGENATTSENLGFQMNWRVARSFSIGGWVGATWADQKRGGNADATIINWAAVLGFPDLLREGDTAGLIVGMPPKITSHDISALEDEDTSIHIEGFYRFPFSEYIAVTPGFYVVTNPDHNDNNDTIFVGTLRTTFRF, from the coding sequence GTGTCGAAAATACTACTGAAAGCATGGCTACTCAGTCCTGCCGTATTAGGAGCGAGTCTAGTCGCTCCGATAGCAGCGTTCGCCGAGTTACCCGTGACTGAGGCTCAACCCACTGCGATCGCCGCAGCAACCGAAGCACCACAGGCAGAAACCGCCCTGGAGCCCACCCAAACCGAGTTAAAAATCAGTGAGCAAGTCTCTGTCACTCCGTTGGACACATTGACGCTCACCCAACCGCAACAGTTAGCTCAGGTGCCCGTGAACCCCCATGCAGGAGTTGGGCCAAGTAGAGGCATCGAAACTCCTGCTAATCCTGCTAATAGTGAAATTCCTTTAGCCGATCTCGACGCTGCACCTCAAGCCGATGCGGTCAGTAATGCCGAGGTGATGCAACAACTGAATCAATATGGACGAGAAGGTCGAGGCAACAAACGCCAAGCTCAAGTGACCTCCGTATCCCAACTGTCTGACGTTGAACCGACAGCTTGGGCATTCCAAGCTCTACAATCCTTGGTAGAACGCTATGGGTGTATTGCGGGATATCCTGATGGCACCTTCAAAGGAAATCGCGCCTTAACTCGTTTTGAATTCGCGGCTGGGGTAAATGCCTGTTTAGAGCGGATCAATGAACTGATTGATGCTTCTACAAAAGATTTAGTCACCCGTGAAGACTTGGCCAAACTGCAACGGCTGATGGAAGAGTTTGCGGCTGAGTTAGCCAGCTTACGCGGACGGGTAGCAGTATTAGAAGCGCGTACCGGAGAACTCGAAGCCAATCAATTCTCTACCACCACCAAACTGCGTGGAGAAGCGGTGTTTTGGTTGGGCGAGGGTGAAGGAAATCGGGCAACTCGTAACGTTGTGGGTCAGTTTGCCGATGATAGCGATGATCCCACCCAAGCTTATTTAGGCTACCGCGCGCGTTTAAACTTTGATACCAGTTTTACGGGTCAAGATTTACTGAGAACTCGTTTACAAGCGCAATCAATCCCAACGTTGAGTGATTACGATCTGTTCAACACTCCAATGGCTCGGACTGCGATTGATGGAAATCCTAGTAATGTGACTTTGGATCTCCTCGCCTATCGTTTCCCTTTCTCTGAAGGAAAAGGTTTAGTTTGGATCGGGGCAAAAGGGTTAGCCTTGGATGATATTCAAGATGTTCTCACTCCCTTTGGGGATGATGCCAGTGGCGCAATTTCCCGGTTTGGGCGCTTCAACCCCACCAGTTTCCAAGGCCCTGCGGGTGCAGGGATGGGCGTGGAATATGCCTTTAGTCACAGTTTTAAAGCCAACATTGGTTATTTAGCGGATGATGTTTTTGCCTCTGATGCCCGTCAAGGTCGAGGGATGTTCAATGGCAATTACAGTGCCATGGCGCAATTAGTCTTTGCACCCATGAGTAATCTAGCTTTGTCTTTAGATTACAACCACCGTTACTTCAGCAATGATAACGTATACGTCACAGGCGGTACGGGCAGTTGGGGGGCTAATAAACCCTTCGGTGAAAATGCCACAACTTCAGAAAACCTAGGCTTCCAAATGAACTGGAGGGTCGCCCGCAGTTTCTCCATCGGTGGCTGGGTTGGTGCAACCTGGGCTGATCAGAAACGCGGTGGTAACGCCGATGCAACGATTATCAACTGGGCTGCGGTGTTAGGGTTCCCTGATTTACTCCGCGAAGGAGATACCGCAGGTTTGATTGTGGGAATGCCACCCAAAATCACCAGTCATGATATTAGTGCTTTAGAAGACGAAGATACCTCCATTCATATTGAAGGCTTCTATCGCTTCCCC
- a CDS encoding DUF2141 domain-containing protein has product MIHPVKPLAFLTSFLCLNAITLPIIAQPQSKITLTIDGLNNKKGQICASLFASNKGFPSNGDDAVQKRCSSITEVPIVMTFENLQPGSYAIAVLHDANSDKTANRNALGIPTEGFGFSKNPAIFTGPPKFNEAAVVVAGVNTNINIKLQYLLGG; this is encoded by the coding sequence ATGATTCACCCAGTAAAACCCTTAGCCTTTCTTACTTCTTTCCTTTGTTTGAATGCTATTACGCTTCCTATTATTGCTCAACCTCAAAGCAAAATTACGCTTACCATTGATGGATTAAACAATAAAAAAGGACAAATTTGTGCGAGTTTATTTGCGAGTAATAAAGGTTTTCCCAGTAATGGAGACGATGCTGTACAAAAACGTTGTAGCAGTATTACAGAAGTTCCTATTGTCATGACCTTTGAGAATTTACAACCGGGTAGTTATGCTATTGCAGTTCTTCATGATGCGAATAGCGATAAAACAGCTAACCGGAATGCGTTAGGAATTCCCACCGAAGGATTTGGTTTTTCTAAAAATCCTGCTATTTTCACTGGGCCCCCCAAATTTAATGAGGCGGCAGTTGTGGTAGCCGGAGTGAACACAAATATTAATATTAAATTACAGTATTTATTAGGAGGTTAG
- the tsaE gene encoding tRNA (adenosine(37)-N6)-threonylcarbamoyltransferase complex ATPase subunit type 1 TsaE, with protein MTQFHLPNPEVTRELGKKLGRSLPPNSILLLEGNLGAGKTTFVQGLGEGLGIFESIESPTFTLINEYTQGRIPLYHLDLYRLETSEIEDLNLEQYWEGVEVEPGIVAIEWADRLPYKPESYLQIELIYTEKGDRIATLFNVGQDDFNWGSKLGIN; from the coding sequence ATGACTCAATTCCATCTCCCCAACCCTGAAGTAACCCGTGAATTAGGAAAAAAGTTAGGGCGATCGCTCCCGCCCAATAGTATTCTATTATTAGAAGGAAATTTAGGAGCGGGAAAAACAACTTTTGTCCAAGGATTAGGAGAAGGATTAGGTATTTTTGAATCCATTGAAAGCCCTACATTTACCTTGATTAATGAATACACCCAGGGCAGAATTCCCCTCTATCATTTAGATTTATACCGTTTAGAAACCTCAGAAATTGAAGATCTAAATTTAGAGCAATATTGGGAAGGAGTTGAAGTAGAACCGGGAATTGTTGCGATTGAATGGGCCGATCGTTTACCCTATAAACCGGAAAGTTATTTACAAATTGAATTAATTTATACAGAAAAAGGCGATCGGATTGCTACTTTATTTAATGTCGGTCAGGATGATTTTAACTGGGGTTCTAAGTTAGGCATTAATTAA
- a CDS encoding gluconeogenesis factor YvcK family protein: MKFRLYLGFSNYRSPRMINQWFKWLSPGLFVKRWMAISATGVLIASLGLAIWTGMTPIYYILQLLKNFLGWITTVVPNYISGPLMIALGILLILWSQTRSLNSISEAFHPAGDEQLVDRLLSHRRLLRGPKIVAIGGGTGLSTLLRGLKEYSANITAIVTVADDGGSSGRLRREMGVLPPGDIRNCLAALADEERLLTELFQYRFTAGDGLTGHSFGNLFLSAMSEIEGDLEQAIAASSKVLAIRGQVLPATLTDVHLWAKLADGRRIHGESSITEAKGKIVTIGCIPPNPPALPKAVQAILEADFIIIGPGSLYTSVIPNLLVPEIAEAVASRNVPRIYVCNIMTQPGETDNYSVSDHIKAIDKACGYQLFDAVLLQGTVPPAQALIRYAQEDSHPVNLDRDLVKQLGRRIVMSNIMDIDEKTGYLRHNPHRLAQVLLRWFGKN, from the coding sequence ATGAAATTCAGGCTCTATCTGGGTTTCTCTAACTATCGTTCTCCCCGGATGATTAATCAATGGTTTAAATGGTTATCCCCTGGACTGTTTGTAAAACGCTGGATGGCGATTAGCGCCACAGGGGTTTTAATCGCCAGTTTGGGGTTAGCAATCTGGACGGGAATGACGCCGATTTATTACATCCTACAACTGCTGAAAAATTTCTTAGGATGGATTACCACTGTTGTTCCTAATTATATTTCAGGGCCGTTGATGATTGCCTTGGGAATTCTGTTAATTCTTTGGAGTCAAACTCGCAGTCTAAATTCAATTAGTGAAGCTTTTCATCCCGCCGGAGATGAACAATTAGTTGATCGTTTGTTGAGTCATCGCCGTTTATTACGGGGGCCGAAAATTGTAGCCATTGGGGGGGGAACTGGGTTATCAACTTTATTGCGAGGATTGAAAGAATATAGTGCTAATATTACAGCGATTGTTACGGTTGCAGATGATGGGGGATCTTCGGGTCGGTTACGTCGAGAAATGGGAGTTTTACCACCGGGAGATATTCGCAATTGTTTAGCTGCTTTAGCTGATGAAGAACGATTATTAACAGAATTATTTCAATATCGATTTACTGCTGGAGATGGATTAACCGGACATAGTTTCGGGAATTTATTCTTAAGCGCAATGTCAGAAATTGAAGGGGATTTAGAACAAGCGATCGCGGCAAGTTCTAAAGTTTTAGCCATTCGAGGTCAAGTCTTACCCGCCACTTTAACAGATGTGCATTTATGGGCAAAATTAGCCGATGGTCGGCGCATTCATGGGGAATCTAGTATTACTGAAGCTAAGGGAAAAATTGTTACCATTGGTTGTATTCCCCCTAATCCTCCCGCCCTCCCAAAAGCTGTACAAGCCATTTTAGAAGCAGATTTTATTATTATTGGCCCTGGGAGTTTATATACCAGTGTGATTCCTAATTTATTAGTTCCAGAAATTGCTGAAGCTGTCGCGTCTCGAAATGTTCCTCGGATTTATGTTTGTAATATTATGACGCAACCGGGTGAAACGGACAATTATAGTGTTTCCGATCATATTAAAGCCATTGATAAAGCCTGCGGTTATCAACTGTTTGATGCGGTGTTACTTCAAGGAACAGTCCCTCCAGCCCAAGCCTTAATTCGTTATGCTCAAGAAGATTCTCATCCTGTTAATTTAGATCGAGATCTTGTTAAACAATTAGGTCGAAGAATTGTCATGAGTAATATTATGGATATTGATGAAAAGACCGGATATTTACGCCATAATCCCCATCGTTTAGCCCAAGTTCTGTTACGATGGTTTGGCAAAAACTAA
- a CDS encoding ABC transporter ATP-binding protein has translation MKDSKTGKIHRIEVEPLDLKDNLVLSKRAESLEPLIELKGISKAFGSQVILDQVDLTIYRGEALGIIGPSGTGKSTILRIIAGLLPPDRGEVYVLGKKRQGWVDDITDPIGIAMVFQQAALFDSLTVTENIGFLLYQHTKLPPRKIRELVNEKLEMVGLPNIGDRYPAELSGGMRKRVSFARAIMPNPENSRETPEVILYDEPTAGLDPIASTVIEDLIRDLQHSGKGCSTYGIVTHQDSTIRRTADRIVFLYQGLVQWQGTIEEAYTTDSAMVQQFFSGSIEGPIKVAQ, from the coding sequence ATGAAAGACAGTAAAACGGGAAAAATTCATCGGATTGAAGTTGAACCCCTCGATTTGAAAGATAACTTAGTGTTATCGAAACGAGCAGAATCCTTAGAACCTTTAATTGAGTTAAAAGGAATCAGTAAGGCTTTTGGTTCACAAGTGATTTTAGATCAAGTTGATTTAACCATTTATCGAGGAGAAGCATTAGGAATTATTGGCCCTTCAGGAACAGGAAAATCAACGATTTTGCGAATTATTGCCGGACTTTTACCTCCCGATAGAGGGGAAGTTTATGTATTAGGAAAAAAACGGCAAGGATGGGTAGATGATATTACTGATCCGATTGGAATTGCAATGGTGTTTCAACAGGCGGCACTATTTGATTCTTTAACCGTAACAGAAAATATCGGATTTTTACTCTATCAACATACGAAATTACCTCCTCGAAAAATCAGAGAATTAGTCAATGAAAAATTGGAGATGGTAGGGTTGCCCAATATTGGCGATCGCTATCCCGCCGAATTATCAGGAGGAATGCGAAAACGGGTCAGTTTTGCCCGTGCTATTATGCCTAATCCTGAAAATTCTAGGGAGACTCCAGAGGTAATTTTATATGACGAACCTACCGCAGGTTTAGATCCGATTGCATCAACCGTTATTGAAGATTTAATTAGAGATTTACAACATAGTGGAAAAGGATGCAGTACCTACGGAATTGTCACGCATCAAGATAGCACGATTCGACGCACTGCGGATCGAATTGTGTTTCTCTATCAAGGTTTAGTTCAATGGCAAGGCACAATTGAAGAAGCCTACACAACCGATAGTGCTATGGTACAACAATTTTTTAGTGGGAGTATTGAAGGGCCAATTAAAGTTGCTCAATAA
- a CDS encoding DUF433 domain-containing protein, which translates to MKAVISQHIDITPGICGGKPRIAGHRIKVQDIVIWHERMGMSPDEIIYHHPSITLADVYAALTYYHDHREEIRQQIEAGEDYAKELQGNQPSLIQKILKGENVKQD; encoded by the coding sequence ATGAAAGCAGTCATCTCACAACATATTGACATTACTCCAGGAATCTGTGGTGGAAAACCTCGTATTGCTGGACATCGAATTAAAGTTCAAGATATCGTAATTTGGCATGAAAGAATGGGAATGTCACCCGATGAAATTATTTATCACCATCCTAGTATTACCTTAGCTGATGTTTATGCAGCTTTAACTTATTACCATGACCATCGAGAAGAAATTAGACAACAAATTGAAGCAGGAGAAGATTATGCTAAAGAATTACAAGGAAATCAACCCTCTTTAATTCAAAAAATATTAAAGGGTGAAAATGTTAAACAAGATTAA
- a CDS encoding DUF2281 domain-containing protein: protein MMPSLEVREFAEKINQLSLEDKQWLLQQLMQEITISDNSDLNPSNSLTKEVKKTFNITPAVQRKFGSAKGLISMSPDFDEPLEHFKDYM, encoded by the coding sequence ATGATGCCCTCTTTAGAAGTTCGTGAATTTGCTGAAAAAATTAATCAATTATCCCTTGAGGATAAACAATGGTTACTCCAACAATTAATGCAAGAAATTACTATTTCTGACAATTCTGATCTCAACCCATCTAATTCTTTAACGAAGGAGGTTAAAAAGACATTTAATATTACTCCTGCTGTACAAAGAAAATTCGGGAGTGCAAAAGGTTTGATTTCAATGTCCCCTGATTTTGATGAGCCCTTAGAACATTTCAAGGATTATATGTAA
- the glgA gene encoding glycogen synthase GlgA, protein MYIVQIASECAPVIKAGGLGDVVYGLSRELELRGHTIEIILPKYDCMRYDQIWGLHEAYQDLYVPWFDGAIHCTVFCGWVHGQLCFFIEPHSEDHFFDRGCYYGCVDDYLRFAFFSKAALEFLLKSGKRPDILHCHDWQTGLAPVMLYEMYKYQGMENIRVCYTIHNFKHQGIAGTNILWATGLNRESYYFEYDRLRDNFNPFGLNFMKGGIVYSNFVTTVSPNHAWEAHYGEFGYGLGHTLELHQHKFGGVLNGIDYKVWNPEVDRFIPEQYTPETLEGKEKNKKALRERLWLSHEDKPLVCYIGRLDDQKGVHLVHHAIYYALHRQAQFVLLGSATEPGINSWFWHEKNFLNDNPDCHLELGFNEELSHLIYAAADIIVVPSNYEPCGLTQMIGLKYGAVPVVRGVGGLVNTVFDRDYDQYHTPEERNGYVFNQTDEPALESAMDRAIGLWNYYPDEFEKLRIQGMSYDYSWKQPGTDYLAIYEFIRHK, encoded by the coding sequence ATGTACATCGTACAAATTGCCTCTGAATGCGCCCCAGTCATCAAGGCGGGAGGCTTAGGCGATGTTGTGTACGGACTCAGTAGGGAATTAGAACTGCGGGGTCATACCATTGAGATTATATTGCCTAAATACGACTGCATGAGGTATGACCAAATTTGGGGACTTCATGAAGCCTATCAAGACTTATATGTTCCCTGGTTTGATGGTGCCATTCACTGCACGGTTTTTTGTGGTTGGGTTCATGGACAGTTGTGTTTTTTTATTGAACCTCACTCCGAAGATCATTTCTTTGACCGAGGTTGTTATTATGGTTGCGTCGATGATTATCTGCGATTTGCCTTTTTTAGTAAAGCCGCATTAGAGTTTTTACTTAAATCTGGAAAACGTCCTGATATTCTCCATTGTCATGATTGGCAAACGGGTTTAGCTCCAGTTATGTTGTATGAAATGTACAAATATCAGGGTATGGAAAATATCCGAGTTTGTTATACCATTCATAATTTTAAACATCAAGGAATTGCCGGAACAAATATCCTTTGGGCTACGGGATTAAACCGAGAATCCTACTATTTTGAATATGACCGTTTACGCGATAATTTCAACCCCTTTGGCTTAAATTTTATGAAAGGGGGAATTGTTTACTCTAACTTTGTCACAACCGTCTCTCCTAACCATGCTTGGGAAGCCCATTATGGTGAATTTGGTTATGGTTTAGGACACACCCTAGAACTACATCAACATAAATTTGGTGGGGTATTAAATGGGATTGATTATAAGGTTTGGAACCCTGAAGTTGATCGATTTATTCCTGAACAATATACCCCCGAAACTTTAGAAGGAAAAGAAAAGAATAAAAAAGCTTTACGCGAACGGTTATGGTTAAGCCATGAAGATAAACCTCTTGTTTGTTATATTGGTCGCTTAGATGATCAAAAAGGGGTGCATCTGGTTCATCATGCCATTTATTATGCGCTGCATCGACAAGCTCAATTTGTGTTATTAGGTTCGGCAACGGAACCGGGTATTAACTCTTGGTTTTGGCATGAAAAGAACTTTTTAAATGATAACCCGGATTGTCATTTAGAACTAGGGTTTAATGAGGAATTATCCCATTTAATTTATGCGGCGGCGGATATTATTGTGGTTCCCAGTAATTATGAACCCTGTGGTTTAACTCAAATGATTGGGTTAAAATACGGTGCTGTTCCAGTTGTTCGAGGGGTTGGCGGGTTAGTTAATACCGTTTTTGATCGGGATTATGATCAATATCATACTCCAGAAGAACGCAATGGTTATGTTTTCAATCAAACCGATGAGCCAGCCTTAGAATCGGCAATGGATCGAGCAATTGGGTTATGGAATTATTATCCTGATGAATTTGAAAAATTGAGAATTCAAGGCATGAGTTATGACTATTCTTGGAAGCAACCGGGAACGGATTATTTAGCTATTTACGAGTTCATTCGGCACAAGTAA
- the cbiE gene encoding precorrin-6y C5,15-methyltransferase (decarboxylating) subunit CbiE, with the protein MMIHVIGIGLDGASGLSESVLNLIAGATVLVGSDRHLSYFPEHSASRLVLGDLTETIIEIRQQLIRWEIENKQSLDNYIVILVSGDPLFFGLGRLLVAEFPPEKLTFHPHVSSIQLAFNRIKIPWQDAEILSAHGRSMETLIQALQQGIEKIAILTDNIHNPQAIAQLINSLDLPSYYQFWVCENLGGNDERVQLWDIESLKNQEFSSLNIVILLRQSRSGIEPLDLSKIPTFGIQDQLFLSYSDRPGLMTKREVRTLVLGELALQPKQTIWDIGAGTGSVSIEIARLFPDSTVYSIEKTAAGTTLIEQNRQRFQVNNVVSIHGEAPDILHHLRSPHRIFIGGSGKNLSEILGICSIRLSPGGVIVLALATLEHLNTALNWLEQRKRIEHSWTYRILNVQLSRSVPIANLTRFSPLNPVTLLTISHHSLFA; encoded by the coding sequence ATAATGATTCATGTTATTGGAATTGGGTTAGACGGTGCATCGGGACTGAGTGAGTCTGTTCTTAACTTAATTGCAGGAGCGACAGTATTAGTTGGGAGCGATCGCCATTTAAGCTATTTTCCTGAACATTCTGCATCGCGGTTAGTCTTAGGAGATTTAACCGAAACTATTATTGAAATTCGCCAACAATTAATCCGATGGGAAATTGAAAACAAACAATCTCTTGATAATTATATTGTGATTTTAGTATCGGGTGATCCTTTATTCTTTGGTCTGGGTCGTTTATTAGTCGCAGAATTTCCCCCAGAAAAATTAACCTTTCATCCCCATGTAAGCTCAATTCAATTAGCCTTTAATCGCATTAAAATACCTTGGCAAGATGCAGAAATTCTGAGTGCTCATGGTCGTTCGATGGAAACATTAATTCAAGCTTTACAACAAGGAATAGAAAAAATTGCGATTTTAACGGATAATATTCATAATCCCCAGGCGATCGCTCAATTAATCAATAGTTTAGATTTACCCAGTTATTATCAATTTTGGGTGTGTGAAAATTTAGGAGGAAACGATGAACGAGTCCAACTCTGGGATATAGAATCGTTAAAAAATCAAGAATTTTCTAGCTTAAATATTGTTATTTTATTACGTCAATCTCGATCAGGAATAGAACCCTTAGATTTATCTAAAATTCCGACTTTTGGGATTCAGGATCAACTGTTTTTAAGTTATAGCGATCGCCCCGGACTCATGACCAAGCGAGAAGTCAGGACTTTAGTATTAGGAGAACTCGCTTTACAACCTAAACAAACGATCTGGGATATTGGAGCCGGAACAGGTTCAGTTTCCATAGAAATTGCTAGGCTTTTCCCTGATTCTACCGTTTATTCGATTGAAAAAACAGCAGCCGGAACCACCTTAATTGAACAAAATCGCCAACGATTTCAAGTCAATAATGTAGTTTCAATTCACGGAGAAGCACCCGATATTTTACATCATTTACGTTCCCCTCATCGTATTTTTATTGGGGGAAGTGGAAAGAATTTAAGCGAAATATTAGGGATTTGTAGTATTCGTTTATCTCCAGGCGGTGTGATTGTTCTAGCGTTAGCAACCCTTGAACATTTAAACACAGCCTTAAACTGGTTAGAACAACGAAAACGAATCGAACACAGTTGGACTTACCGCATTTTAAATGTACAATTATCTCGTTCCGTTCCCATTGCTAATTTAACCCGTTTTTCTCCCCTCAACCCCGTCACCCTTTTAACGATTTCTCACCATAGCCTATTCGCGTAG
- a CDS encoding DUF1868 domain-containing protein, producing MDDTYQVYVNRVARLTLPESYHSQLEYIQESPKFKPDSQGKRQAVPFPGYSIITPPAEEDGDNGEFYKNLRTCQHQLSEKFDPNFLIPIPGDSLHFTLADLIWDGAYRDASQDPNFASNLHQTIAQSFQSFQSTPIPHGIRWQIFGFMLMPRAISVCLVPRDQESYQKTTEFRRAIYQNPSLIPLGVDQQYYLTAHITLGYFGTIPENLDRGHFCNILSSFNQQWLDSTQEISVNRAELRKFDDMTRYYREPDWPVFKF from the coding sequence TTGGACGATACTTATCAAGTTTATGTGAATCGGGTAGCGCGATTAACGCTGCCAGAATCTTATCACTCTCAGCTTGAGTATATTCAGGAGTCCCCAAAGTTTAAGCCTGACTCCCAGGGTAAACGCCAAGCTGTGCCTTTTCCGGGTTATAGCATTATTACCCCTCCGGCGGAAGAAGATGGGGATAATGGAGAATTTTATAAAAATCTCCGAACTTGTCAACATCAACTCAGTGAAAAGTTTGATCCCAATTTCTTGATTCCGATTCCTGGGGATAGCTTACATTTTACCTTGGCTGATTTGATCTGGGATGGAGCTTATCGAGATGCGAGTCAAGATCCAAATTTTGCTTCTAACTTACATCAAACGATCGCCCAATCTTTTCAAAGTTTTCAGTCAACACCTATTCCTCATGGAATTCGTTGGCAAATTTTTGGTTTTATGTTAATGCCAAGGGCGATCTCTGTTTGTCTGGTTCCCCGTGATCAAGAGTCCTATCAAAAAACAACTGAATTCCGGCGTGCTATCTATCAAAATCCCAGTTTAATTCCGTTAGGTGTCGATCAACAATATTATTTAACGGCTCACATCACATTAGGTTATTTTGGAACAATTCCTGAAAATTTAGATCGGGGACATTTTTGTAATATTCTCTCTTCTTTCAATCAACAATGGTTAGATTCAACTCAAGAAATTTCGGTTAACCGAGCAGAACTCCGCAAGTTTGACGATATGACTCGCTATTACCGAGAACCAGACTGGCCTGTTTTTAAATTTTAG
- the holA gene encoding DNA polymerase III subunit delta gives MPIYLYWGDDDFALMQAVERLRESVLDPSWASFNFDRILSDQPNSVIAGLNQAMTPPFGFGGRFVWLADTSLMQQCPTDVYQELERTLSVIPDTTTLLLTGSNKPDGRLKSTTLLKKYIDKSKGELREFSRIKPWETDKLEHQVRTLATECGVKLTQNGITLLAELVGNDTRQLYNELEKLKLFTGNTHQPLSVEQISLLVQSNTQNSLKLALCIKAGQTSAALELITDLLTHNEPGLKIVATLVSQFRTWLWIKLMMETGVRDKQEIAKTAEIGNPNRVFFLQKEVQTLTLKQLQHSLPLLLQLEANLKRGAEELSTLQTHIIELCRLFQR, from the coding sequence ATGCCTATCTACCTGTACTGGGGAGACGATGACTTTGCTTTAATGCAAGCGGTTGAACGATTGCGTGAGTCTGTCCTTGATCCCAGTTGGGCTAGTTTTAATTTTGACAGAATTCTGTCCGATCAACCAAATTCTGTAATTGCGGGACTTAATCAAGCCATGACCCCTCCTTTTGGGTTTGGTGGACGCTTCGTTTGGTTAGCGGATACTTCCCTAATGCAGCAATGTCCAACGGATGTTTATCAAGAGTTAGAACGGACACTTTCGGTGATCCCTGATACGACAACGTTACTTCTAACGGGTTCCAATAAACCTGACGGTCGCCTGAAGTCCACTACATTACTCAAAAAATATATTGACAAATCTAAAGGCGAATTGCGAGAATTTTCTCGAATTAAACCTTGGGAAACCGATAAATTAGAACATCAAGTGCGAACCCTAGCCACTGAATGCGGGGTCAAACTCACCCAGAATGGGATCACCCTATTAGCGGAGTTAGTGGGAAATGATACCCGACAACTATATAACGAATTGGAAAAACTCAAGCTGTTTACAGGAAATACTCATCAACCCTTAAGTGTTGAGCAAATTTCCTTATTGGTTCAGTCCAATACTCAAAATAGCTTAAAACTGGCCCTTTGTATTAAAGCGGGACAAACGAGCGCGGCGTTAGAGTTAATTACAGATTTACTCACCCATAATGAACCAGGACTCAAAATTGTCGCCACCTTAGTCAGTCAATTTCGCACCTGGTTATGGATTAAATTAATGATGGAAACCGGGGTCAGGGATAAACAGGAAATTGCTAAAACCGCCGAAATTGGCAACCCTAACCGCGTCTTTTTCCTGCAAAAAGAAGTACAAACTCTCACCCTCAAACAACTCCAACACAGCTTACCCCTATTACTTCAGCTAGAAGCTAATCTCAAACGAGGTGCAGAAGAACTCTCAACCCTACAAACTCATATCATTGAATTGTGTCGTCTCTTTCAAAGATAA